A window from Fervidicoccaceae archaeon encodes these proteins:
- the rimI gene encoding ribosomal protein S18-alanine N-acetyltransferase, which translates to MELESSEKKIYIVRNATQSDLPQIIKVNAETLPENYPEYFFVFHLDNWGKAFFVAEVEGKIVGYIMNRIETGLGYIRKLIVKKGHVVSIGVLEGYRRRGIGEELMRRGMSSMRDDYGAKEVYLEVRVSNDPAIRLYEKLGFRKIKVIEGYYSDGEDAYLMAAPL; encoded by the coding sequence TTGGAGTTGGAATCTTCGGAAAAGAAGATCTATATTGTGCGAAATGCTACCCAATCGGATCTTCCTCAAATTATAAAAGTAAATGCTGAGACACTTCCGGAAAATTACCCTGAATATTTCTTTGTTTTTCATCTCGATAATTGGGGAAAGGCATTTTTTGTGGCAGAAGTTGAAGGAAAGATAGTAGGTTACATAATGAACAGAATTGAAACTGGGCTAGGCTACATTAGAAAGCTGATAGTCAAGAAGGGGCATGTCGTTTCAATAGGAGTTCTCGAAGGATATAGGAGAAGAGGAATAGGTGAGGAACTGATGAGGCGAGGAATGAGCAGCATGCGAGATGACTATGGTGCTAAAGAAGTCTACCTCGAGGTTCGTGTGTCCAATGACCCGGCAATTAGGCTTTATGAGAAGCTGGGCTTCAGGAAAATAAAGGTAATTGAAGGATACTATAGTGATGGGGAAGACGCTTATCTTATGGCTGCCCCCCTCTAG
- a CDS encoding ORC1-type DNA replication protein, which yields MSYFEKIIEKELKAPSVFREKYKLYPEYTPSVLPHREKQLKELTQRFKGIFTSPGEEMLRVVLTGSYGTGKTVTAKVFGETISSLARKKGINVRYVHVNCFKSRTLPQVIHSISSGLGIALPQRGLSVQELLRGLLDDLERKNAYALIALDEFDYFMISSSISNPLYTLVRLYDDYSLERKRVNYIFIVRDPSVLELGGEASSSYFMHDIISFPPYSSSELYDILRVRAEEALFPGVISEEGLRYISLLEGHDRGGLGSARTALEILVRAGESADSEGRGSITIDDIRKAQIVVRPETALLQDQLQSLETHELIIFLSIVKALRRSGSSFVRMGEVESVYRQICESYRERARKHTQLYTNMMKLKSMGIIVARSSGRGYRGKSTLLGIIGGPLEELERKVEDLLSKRGK from the coding sequence ATGTCGTATTTCGAAAAAATAATAGAGAAGGAGCTGAAGGCTCCATCCGTGTTTAGAGAGAAATACAAGCTGTATCCAGAATATACTCCATCAGTGCTCCCCCACAGGGAAAAGCAGCTGAAGGAGCTCACCCAGAGGTTCAAAGGAATCTTCACATCTCCAGGAGAGGAGATGCTGAGGGTTGTACTCACCGGTTCCTATGGAACAGGTAAAACAGTAACAGCGAAGGTCTTCGGAGAGACCATCTCCTCCCTGGCTAGGAAAAAAGGCATTAATGTAAGGTACGTCCATGTTAACTGCTTCAAGTCCAGAACTCTTCCGCAGGTAATACATTCTATTTCATCTGGCCTTGGTATAGCTCTCCCACAGAGGGGATTAAGCGTTCAGGAACTTCTGAGGGGTCTGCTCGATGATCTTGAGAGAAAGAACGCCTATGCTCTCATTGCTTTGGACGAGTTCGATTATTTCATGATATCAAGTTCCATCAGCAATCCCCTATATACATTGGTCAGGCTATATGATGACTATTCGCTTGAAAGAAAGAGAGTGAACTACATCTTCATAGTCAGAGATCCAAGCGTACTTGAGTTGGGGGGCGAAGCTTCGAGCTCGTATTTCATGCATGATATCATATCTTTTCCCCCATATAGTTCCTCCGAGCTCTATGATATACTTCGTGTTAGGGCAGAGGAGGCCCTTTTTCCAGGTGTTATATCTGAAGAAGGACTGAGGTACATTTCTCTCCTTGAGGGGCATGATAGAGGGGGGCTGGGAAGCGCTAGAACGGCTCTTGAGATACTCGTGAGAGCTGGAGAGAGCGCAGACTCCGAGGGAAGAGGAAGCATAACAATTGATGACATAAGAAAGGCTCAGATTGTGGTTAGACCAGAAACTGCCCTCCTTCAAGATCAGCTTCAGTCCCTGGAAACTCATGAGCTCATAATCTTCCTTTCCATTGTTAAGGCTCTGAGGAGATCTGGAAGCAGTTTCGTGAGAATGGGGGAAGTTGAAAGTGTTTACAGGCAGATATGTGAGAGCTACAGGGAGAGAGCAAGGAAGCACACTCAGCTTTATACAAACATGATGAAGTTGAAAAGCATGGGAATCATAGTAGCAAGAAGCAGTGGAAGGGGATATAGAGGGAAA
- a CDS encoding adenosine-specific kinase → MSQGGESPRLEVVTIEIPEGANIIVGRSHFIKSVEDIYEALVTSSTSIKFGLAFNEASGKRLIRYDGNDKELIDAAVSAAKRIGAGHIFVIFLKNAWPINVLNALKNVQEVVNLYVATSNPVQIIVAETNQGRAVLGAVDGYVPVGIEQKEDVEERIEFLKKIGYKR, encoded by the coding sequence TTGTCCCAGGGAGGAGAATCCCCTCGCCTGGAGGTTGTAACCATAGAAATACCTGAAGGAGCCAATATAATTGTCGGAAGGAGTCATTTCATAAAGAGCGTTGAAGATATATATGAAGCTCTTGTGACCAGCTCTACTTCAATTAAGTTTGGTCTAGCTTTCAATGAGGCGAGCGGGAAGAGGCTAATAAGATATGATGGAAATGATAAAGAGCTGATAGATGCTGCCGTGTCTGCTGCTAAGAGGATAGGTGCAGGACACATATTTGTTATATTTCTCAAAAACGCTTGGCCAATAAATGTTCTCAATGCACTTAAGAATGTCCAAGAAGTGGTAAACCTATATGTCGCAACATCCAATCCAGTACAAATTATTGTTGCTGAAACTAATCAGGGAAGAGCTGTTCTTGGAGCAGTCGATGGGTATGTCCCGGTAGGTATAGAGCAAAAAGAGGATGTGGAGGAAAGAATTGAATTTCTAAAAAAGATAGGATACAAAAGATAA
- a CDS encoding PHP domain-containing protein produces MRADLHMHSIYSDGEPEPERILLQSLKKGLEVISITDHDTFMGSIEAMRKVEEKKLKILLVPGSEVRTSMGDVLIYCMTPVKIERNIPLDKLIQLAESFGCLLVPAHPFDRLRRGIGEMGLEILSNSFRAMECFNASSSYISNRKAYKYAKDKGKACLANSDAHTLAGIGSFKTLIDMDLEEGIEGFWKAFERNSFLPVLSVSQLGAYLDKLRWSIKRKIIQQFSKK; encoded by the coding sequence GTGAGAGCAGATTTGCACATGCACTCCATATACAGTGATGGAGAGCCAGAGCCAGAGAGAATTCTCCTTCAATCTCTCAAAAAAGGATTGGAGGTAATATCGATAACAGATCATGATACATTCATGGGATCCATTGAAGCGATGAGAAAAGTCGAGGAAAAGAAACTGAAAATCCTTTTAGTTCCTGGAAGCGAAGTTAGAACTTCAATGGGAGATGTTCTCATCTACTGCATGACTCCTGTTAAAATAGAGAGGAACATACCTCTCGATAAATTGATCCAGTTAGCTGAGAGCTTTGGCTGTTTACTCGTTCCAGCACATCCTTTCGATAGGCTGAGAAGAGGAATTGGTGAAATGGGACTAGAGATCTTATCAAATAGCTTTAGAGCTATGGAGTGCTTCAATGCCTCATCCTCATATATTTCCAATAGGAAAGCTTACAAGTACGCTAAAGATAAGGGAAAGGCTTGTCTAGCAAACAGTGATGCCCATACGCTAGCAGGCATCGGATCATTCAAAACTCTCATAGATATGGATCTTGAAGAGGGAATAGAGGGCTTTTGGAAAGCATTTGAGAGGAACTCATTCCTTCCAGTTCTGAGTGTTTCTCAGCTTGGCGCTTATCTTGACAAGCTGAGGTGGTCAATAAAGAGAAAAATCATACAGCAATTCTCAAAAAAATAG
- a CDS encoding metallophosphoesterase produces the protein MRIGVLSDTHDNLSLALKWAEFFKKENVDLLIHLGDNNSPFIFKNIFDKFQGRGYSIMGNNDGDRMLMVRLAGAFNIKIAEGIMVQEIDGMRFVLMHGFGSPEQTKLIVESLAKSNNFQAVLYGHTHEAAVEKFGNVLVLNPGEGGGILTGKASAAILETKPLTAKLVYL, from the coding sequence ATGAGAATTGGTGTCCTTTCGGATACTCACGACAATTTGTCTCTTGCTCTCAAGTGGGCAGAGTTCTTCAAAAAGGAAAATGTGGATTTGTTGATTCATCTTGGAGACAACAACTCCCCCTTCATTTTCAAGAATATCTTCGATAAGTTCCAAGGCAGGGGATACTCAATTATGGGAAACAATGATGGAGACAGGATGCTTATGGTCAGACTTGCAGGCGCCTTCAATATAAAAATAGCTGAAGGGATAATGGTTCAGGAGATTGATGGGATGAGGTTTGTCCTCATGCATGGGTTTGGATCGCCGGAGCAAACAAAGCTGATTGTGGAATCGCTAGCCAAATCCAACAACTTTCAAGCCGTTCTATATGGTCACACACATGAAGCGGCTGTTGAAAAATTTGGGAATGTTCTCGTCTTGAATCCGGGAGAGGGGGGAGGAATTCTCACCGGAAAAGCCAGTGCCGCCATTCTGGAGACAAAACCACTCACAGCCAAGCTAGTTTATCTCTAG
- a CDS encoding TIGR04190 family B12-binding domain/radical SAM domain protein, with product MKADLLLIHPPSYLYFREEKRRFGPISDVIPSTPIFDMYPYGFLTMSFHLMKKGYRVSISNLAAKMILDESLNLQKYIESIDAGVVGIDLHWMVHSHGSIELARMIKKERPDIFIVLGGLSATIFHREILSKFDWIDAIVLGDTTEIPMERLLDSLANGKNLQDIPNLAFREGNRIRVNPISFVPNDISDYGLDYHELFKNLSSSKDPVGWLPFADFIRHPIGGIILYKGCHFNCLACGGSKYAYEKYFKRKHLALKSPRAIINEMRSISEYMDMPIFLVGDIQLMGRGRLEKLLEEIKKERLSARTIFFEFFIPPSRELIEKISSIDADIYFQISPESHIEEVRKLYGRPYGNNSLFNFVKNSIGLGIKRVDIYFLIGLPRQRVEDSETLPRFISSLLEELPEEKRNKVDFFVAPLAPFIDPGSRAFDNPESFGYIITARSLSEHMNLLENAYDWRGMLNYETLWMSRIDISRATYTASRKLTEIKRDIGILNREEAELILDRIEKGYSENALEKETVSLSDLYPSQPIPFSIMEKDSNVLISIIKNLLGLD from the coding sequence ATGAAGGCGGATCTACTGCTCATACACCCACCAAGCTATTTATATTTTCGAGAGGAGAAGAGAAGGTTCGGCCCTATAAGTGATGTTATTCCCTCAACTCCGATATTTGATATGTACCCCTACGGATTTCTCACCATGTCATTTCACTTAATGAAAAAGGGCTACAGAGTTTCTATAAGCAATCTAGCAGCTAAAATGATTCTTGATGAGAGCCTTAATCTTCAAAAATATATTGAGAGCATCGATGCTGGTGTTGTTGGAATAGACCTTCATTGGATGGTTCATTCTCACGGATCCATAGAGCTTGCTAGAATGATAAAGAAAGAAAGACCAGACATTTTCATAGTTCTGGGAGGTCTTTCAGCTACAATTTTTCACAGGGAAATATTGAGCAAGTTCGACTGGATAGATGCCATCGTTCTTGGAGACACGACTGAAATTCCTATGGAAAGGCTTCTTGATAGCTTGGCCAATGGTAAGAATCTTCAGGACATACCTAACTTAGCTTTCAGAGAAGGAAACAGGATAAGAGTCAATCCTATTTCGTTTGTTCCAAATGATATCAGTGACTATGGATTAGATTACCACGAGCTGTTCAAAAACCTCTCCAGTTCTAAGGATCCAGTAGGTTGGCTTCCTTTCGCCGATTTCATTAGGCATCCAATAGGTGGAATAATTCTCTACAAGGGATGCCACTTCAACTGTCTTGCCTGCGGTGGATCTAAGTATGCATATGAAAAATATTTTAAAAGAAAACACTTGGCCCTAAAATCACCAAGAGCAATCATTAATGAAATGAGGAGCATAAGCGAGTACATGGACATGCCAATTTTCCTTGTTGGTGACATACAGCTTATGGGAAGAGGTAGACTGGAAAAGCTGTTGGAGGAAATTAAGAAGGAAAGGCTATCAGCAAGAACCATATTTTTCGAGTTCTTCATACCTCCAAGCAGGGAGCTCATAGAAAAAATATCCTCAATAGATGCCGATATTTACTTTCAGATTAGTCCTGAATCCCATATAGAGGAAGTCAGAAAGCTCTATGGAAGGCCATACGGAAACAATTCCCTATTTAATTTTGTTAAGAATTCAATCGGTTTGGGCATCAAGAGAGTGGACATTTACTTTTTAATTGGCCTACCCAGGCAAAGAGTTGAGGACTCAGAAACTCTCCCACGCTTTATATCTTCCCTTCTCGAAGAACTCCCAGAAGAGAAGAGAAACAAGGTTGATTTCTTCGTGGCTCCTCTAGCACCATTCATCGATCCAGGAAGTCGTGCATTCGATAATCCAGAATCGTTTGGATACATAATCACAGCAAGGAGCCTATCAGAGCATATGAATTTGTTGGAGAACGCTTATGATTGGAGGGGAATGTTGAACTACGAGACCCTATGGATGAGCAGAATAGATATAAGTAGAGCTACATATACAGCATCAAGAAAGCTGACCGAAATAAAGAGAGATATTGGGATACTTAACAGGGAAGAAGCTGAGCTCATTCTTGATAGAATAGAGAAGGGATATAGTGAGAATGCTCTTGAGAAGGAAACAGTCTCTCTCTCAGATCTATATCCTTCTCAGCCTATTCCTTTTTCAATTATGGAAAAGGACTCCAATGTTCTCATAAGTATAATCAAGAACTTGCTTGGCTTGGATTGA
- the asnS gene encoding asparagine--tRNA ligase has protein sequence MEKFGKVQDAFSHAENEKIRIRGWIYRKFHVGKKIFLWVRDSSGYIQCVVEEEKVGNNIFAQFEEARRESSVEIEGKVREDPRAPGGKEIEVSWGKVVGYSDDFPIKGGEGVEFLLDNRHLWLRSMQLTYVMKIKHSVLKLLREFYVNDGWYETTPPILTSSAVEGGATLFKVDYFGEPVYLSQSAQFYLEVLIYSLEKVFSITPSFRAERSRTRRHLSEYYHFEVEAAWMDMDELMKVTEKTIEYVVQGVLDERSRELELLGRNVEALKRVKHPFPRISYTEAIDILRREGVQINWGDDYGADEEALLTRKFETPFFITHFPRSIKPFYMKVSENDERVVKGFDLLAPEGYGEIVGGSQREDNYEVLLSRIKEQGYDPKDYYWYLDLRRFGSVPHSGYGLGVERVTMWISGLEHIRDAIPFPRFRDRTKP, from the coding sequence TTGGAAAAGTTTGGAAAAGTTCAGGATGCTTTTTCCCATGCAGAGAATGAAAAAATAAGAATAAGGGGATGGATATATAGAAAGTTTCATGTCGGAAAGAAGATTTTTCTATGGGTTAGAGATTCAAGCGGTTACATACAGTGCGTTGTTGAGGAGGAGAAGGTTGGAAATAACATATTTGCTCAGTTTGAAGAAGCAAGAAGAGAGAGCAGTGTTGAGATTGAGGGAAAAGTGAGAGAAGATCCGAGGGCGCCGGGTGGCAAGGAAATTGAAGTGTCGTGGGGAAAAGTTGTAGGATACAGCGATGACTTTCCAATCAAGGGAGGAGAGGGAGTAGAGTTCCTTTTGGATAATAGACATCTCTGGTTAAGAAGCATGCAGCTCACATATGTTATGAAGATAAAGCACTCAGTTTTGAAGCTACTTAGAGAGTTCTATGTGAATGATGGATGGTATGAGACAACACCTCCCATATTAACATCTTCTGCTGTTGAAGGAGGAGCTACCCTGTTCAAGGTAGACTATTTTGGGGAGCCTGTTTATCTCAGCCAGAGTGCCCAGTTTTATTTGGAAGTCCTCATATATAGCCTAGAGAAGGTCTTCTCGATAACTCCAAGCTTTAGAGCTGAGAGATCAAGAACGAGAAGGCATCTCTCTGAGTACTACCATTTCGAGGTTGAAGCTGCATGGATGGACATGGATGAGCTCATGAAAGTCACGGAGAAAACAATTGAGTATGTAGTACAGGGCGTTTTGGATGAGAGAAGTAGAGAGCTTGAATTGTTAGGAAGAAATGTGGAAGCTCTGAAAAGGGTAAAGCATCCCTTTCCAAGAATATCTTACACTGAAGCTATTGATATCCTTAGAAGAGAGGGAGTGCAGATAAACTGGGGAGATGATTATGGAGCAGATGAGGAAGCTCTGCTCACGAGAAAATTCGAAACTCCGTTTTTCATAACGCATTTTCCCAGAAGCATAAAGCCTTTCTACATGAAAGTAAGTGAGAATGATGAAAGAGTAGTCAAGGGTTTTGACCTGCTTGCACCTGAGGGCTATGGAGAAATAGTTGGAGGAAGCCAAAGAGAGGATAACTATGAGGTTCTTCTGAGCAGAATAAAGGAGCAGGGCTATGATCCGAAGGACTACTACTGGTATTTGGATCTGAGGAGATTTGGAAGCGTTCCACATAGCGGATACGGCCTTGGTGTAGAGAGAGTGACGATGTGGATATCTGGTCTGGAGCACATAAGAGATGCTATACCATTTCCCAGGTTCAGAGATAGAACAAAACCATAG
- the speD gene encoding adenosylmethionine decarboxylase, producing MEQAEENQEKNMEDIIVGKHVYGNLYSMDEELLGNEEFLRNVMIEAAKIANASIVEVKSWSFPGKKGGVSVIILVTESHLALHTWKEYNYATLDIYTCGEHTRPDKAFEYVVDALKPKKVVKHRTLRLSNIEANRSF from the coding sequence ATGGAACAGGCTGAAGAAAATCAGGAAAAAAATATGGAGGATATAATCGTAGGAAAGCACGTATATGGCAATCTATATTCAATGGACGAAGAACTTCTAGGAAATGAGGAGTTCCTTCGAAATGTTATGATTGAAGCTGCCAAGATCGCCAATGCTTCGATCGTAGAAGTTAAGAGCTGGTCTTTTCCAGGCAAGAAGGGTGGGGTTAGCGTAATAATTCTTGTAACAGAGAGCCATCTAGCCCTTCATACCTGGAAAGAGTATAACTATGCTACGCTGGACATCTACACATGTGGAGAGCATACGAGGCCTGACAAGGCATTTGAATATGTAGTAGATGCTCTGAAGCCAAAGAAGGTTGTCAAGCACAGGACTTTGAGATTGAGCAATATTGAGGCAAACAGATCCTTCTGA
- a CDS encoding diphthine--ammonia ligase produces MRLCVLYTGGKDSTYALHHAIVSGHEVLCISAVQPASEDSMLFHAPGIKYLKFYENAFGIPSYVMSGSGREESDLEELLVRLKRDFEIDGVAVGAIDSDYQFIRFSSILRRNGLKLYAPLWRKDQEEYMRRLPREGFHYIITKISTYGLPLEFMGREVDMEMTEKIIQLSRKFGFNPAFEGGEAETMVIDAPLMKCRMELQGNIVRVSMFEGYYSIYYINCLNKRI; encoded by the coding sequence TTGAGGCTCTGTGTCCTCTATACGGGAGGAAAGGATTCAACATACGCACTTCATCATGCAATCGTTTCTGGACATGAAGTGCTCTGTATATCTGCCGTTCAGCCTGCCTCGGAGGATTCCATGCTATTTCATGCTCCTGGAATCAAATACTTGAAGTTCTATGAAAATGCGTTCGGAATACCATCATATGTCATGAGCGGCTCAGGAAGAGAAGAAAGTGATCTGGAAGAGCTTCTGGTAAGGCTCAAGAGGGATTTTGAAATAGATGGAGTAGCTGTAGGTGCTATAGATTCTGATTATCAGTTCATAAGATTTTCATCAATTCTTCGTAGAAATGGTCTAAAGCTATATGCGCCTCTCTGGAGAAAAGATCAGGAGGAATATATGAGGAGACTACCAAGAGAAGGCTTTCATTATATTATCACAAAGATATCGACTTATGGCCTTCCACTTGAGTTTATGGGAAGAGAAGTAGATATGGAAATGACAGAGAAGATAATTCAGCTATCGAGAAAGTTCGGTTTCAATCCTGCATTCGAAGGAGGAGAAGCTGAAACGATGGTGATAGATGCACCTCTCATGAAATGCAGAATGGAGCTTCAGGGTAATATCGTGAGAGTCAGCATGTTCGAGGGGTATTACTCTATTTATTATATAAATTGCTTGAATAAGAGGATATAA
- a CDS encoding DUF131 domain-containing protein, giving the protein MIERDLLSIGMILIFVGFAIILIGGIALALRSSGEIESGGIIFIGPIPILWGSSKEISRNLLIVTAIISTLLLIVYLLQYLKH; this is encoded by the coding sequence TTGATCGAGCGAGATCTCCTGTCAATTGGGATGATCCTAATATTTGTGGGCTTCGCAATTATATTGATAGGAGGAATAGCTCTCGCTCTTAGAAGCAGTGGGGAAATTGAGAGCGGTGGTATAATTTTTATTGGGCCGATTCCAATTCTCTGGGGTTCATCAAAAGAAATATCTAGAAATCTTTTAATAGTAACAGCAATTATCTCTACATTGCTGCTAATAGTATATCTGTTGCAGTACCTAAAGCACTGA
- a CDS encoding MmgE/PrpD family protein, with protein sequence MGKGKLRELLDNAAEIAERANFREHKAALTSLIDTISIAMASHSIDSRVKKLREILLQNGSGRGDAIVFGERMIRVDDTTALVLNSFAAHSLELDDWLPLGILHPGASIIPSAVLLAQKKDLSLEEITAGIIYGYQIAEEFGRWLGRSHYRTWHNTSTVAGVAVAAMLSWIDEREDDSILSSMLLAITYAGGFMPLINRLVVIKPMSPAHASLVGYYSYMMSEAFTSLSRETYDVEEKICSILSKQCENNPQTEREPAVLRIGYKIFPTCRNSHTTIQASLKLSNQVDLNNIDSIELEVFEEASEVADVVSPSTLEEAMFSLTFLTATALVKKWVGLKEIFESLSDPLVREIEKKVRVRVREDYTAYFPKKHPVTVRVKMKNGTVLEEHEDIPYGDPSKTLTEDVLYEKLRSLSQYSGNRRILKFIDLTLKNNNNMKINQLFREVYED encoded by the coding sequence TTGGGGAAGGGCAAGCTGAGAGAGCTTCTGGACAATGCTGCAGAGATTGCTGAAAGAGCAAACTTTAGAGAGCACAAAGCTGCCCTCACATCTCTTATAGATACAATTTCTATAGCAATGGCTTCTCACTCAATCGATTCGAGAGTGAAAAAGCTGAGAGAAATTCTTCTTCAAAATGGGAGCGGCAGGGGGGACGCTATCGTCTTCGGTGAAAGGATGATCAGGGTAGACGATACCACGGCCCTCGTTCTGAATTCCTTCGCAGCTCACTCGCTTGAGCTCGATGACTGGCTTCCTCTGGGCATACTTCATCCTGGAGCCTCGATAATCCCCTCCGCCGTACTCCTGGCTCAAAAAAAGGACCTGTCTCTGGAAGAAATAACTGCAGGAATAATTTATGGATATCAAATAGCAGAGGAGTTCGGCAGATGGCTAGGGAGATCTCATTACAGAACATGGCACAATACATCTACAGTGGCAGGAGTAGCAGTGGCCGCAATGCTCTCTTGGATTGATGAGAGAGAAGATGATAGCATACTCAGTTCTATGTTGCTAGCAATTACATATGCTGGAGGCTTTATGCCGCTCATCAATAGACTTGTTGTAATAAAGCCCATGAGTCCTGCTCACGCTTCTCTTGTTGGATACTACTCATACATGATGAGCGAGGCCTTCACAAGCCTCTCAAGGGAAACGTATGATGTAGAGGAAAAAATATGCAGCATACTATCGAAACAATGTGAAAATAATCCTCAGACTGAGAGGGAACCAGCAGTTCTCAGAATAGGCTACAAGATATTTCCAACATGTAGGAACAGCCACACAACCATTCAGGCTTCTCTAAAGCTGAGCAACCAGGTAGATTTGAACAACATTGACAGCATAGAACTAGAAGTTTTTGAGGAAGCATCTGAAGTTGCAGATGTTGTCTCCCCATCCACTCTCGAGGAAGCCATGTTCAGCCTCACATTTCTCACAGCAACTGCATTAGTGAAAAAATGGGTTGGACTTAAGGAAATATTTGAGTCGCTGAGCGATCCGCTGGTAAGAGAGATTGAGAAGAAAGTTAGGGTTAGAGTGCGTGAGGACTATACTGCGTACTTTCCAAAGAAGCATCCAGTCACTGTCAGAGTGAAAATGAAAAATGGGACAGTTTTAGAGGAGCATGAGGACATACCATACGGAGATCCTTCCAAAACGCTCACCGAGGATGTTCTTTACGAGAAGCTGAGATCACTTTCTCAATATTCAGGAAACAGGAGAATACTTAAATTTATTGATTTAACTTTAAAAAATAATAACAATATGAAAATAAATCAACTATTCAGAGAAGTATATGAAGACTGA
- a CDS encoding pyridoxal phosphate-dependent aminotransferase, giving the protein MKINGALNELEGEQAFYFLSKAREVAQKTGKKIISFGIGQPDFDTFSHIKEAAKKAIDEGKTGYTESAGIPELRESISRYLNKKYGAGVDYRNILVTTGGKTAIFLAMSGVVSKDSEVLIVEPSYYAYGQTAKFLGAKPIYVSMRWLGKDKGFELNLEDLKEKISSKTSAIVINNPDNPTGNVFGKQTIKAIYEIARDHNIALISDEVYDYFIYDGNFYSITQIDGWQENSILIQSFSKTFSMTGWRLGYLAAKEELIRLLDTLAVNVYSCAPNFVQWAGISALESSFSPTFEMIKEFSERRKILYKKLNEIAGIEAYLPGGAFYMFPRITEALRRTGMTIDEFVMKLLWEKGVLILPGRSFSIQYGSDFVRFSYATKRENIEIGAELIKEFVEEKSK; this is encoded by the coding sequence ATGAAAATAAACGGAGCACTCAATGAACTCGAAGGAGAGCAAGCCTTCTACTTCCTCTCAAAGGCACGGGAGGTAGCGCAAAAAACTGGAAAGAAAATAATCAGCTTTGGAATAGGACAGCCAGACTTCGATACATTCTCGCATATAAAAGAGGCAGCAAAAAAGGCCATAGATGAGGGAAAGACGGGATACACTGAATCTGCAGGAATACCTGAGCTTAGGGAATCAATATCGAGATATCTCAATAAGAAATATGGAGCGGGCGTTGACTATAGAAACATATTGGTCACAACGGGAGGAAAGACAGCCATATTTCTTGCCATGTCAGGAGTAGTGTCAAAGGACTCTGAAGTTCTAATCGTGGAACCATCTTACTATGCCTACGGACAGACAGCAAAATTCCTTGGAGCTAAGCCGATCTATGTATCAATGAGATGGCTGGGAAAGGACAAGGGCTTTGAGCTTAATTTGGAGGACCTGAAGGAAAAAATATCATCGAAGACCAGTGCCATTGTTATAAATAATCCTGATAATCCTACTGGAAACGTTTTTGGTAAGCAAACCATAAAAGCTATATATGAAATAGCAAGGGATCACAACATAGCCCTCATTTCTGATGAGGTTTATGATTATTTCATCTATGATGGAAACTTCTATAGCATTACGCAGATAGATGGATGGCAGGAAAATTCCATTCTGATACAATCCTTCAGCAAAACATTCAGCATGACTGGATGGAGACTGGGATATCTGGCTGCTAAAGAGGAATTGATTCGTCTATTGGATACATTGGCAGTGAATGTCTATAGCTGTGCTCCAAACTTTGTTCAGTGGGCAGGAATATCTGCTCTGGAAAGCAGCTTTTCTCCTACTTTTGAGATGATAAAGGAGTTCAGCGAGAGGAGAAAGATACTTTACAAAAAGCTGAACGAGATAGCTGGAATTGAAGCTTATCTTCCTGGAGGAGCTTTCTACATGTTCCCCAGGATAACCGAAGCATTGAGAAGAACAGGCATGACAATTGACGAATTCGTGATGAAGCTATTGTGGGAGAAGGGAGTTCTAATACTCCCGGGAAGAAGCTTTTCTATACAATACGGCAGCGATTTCGTCAGGTTCAGTTATGCCACAAAAAGAGAAAATATAGAGATAGGTGCCGAGCTTATTAAAGAGTTTGTTGAAGAAAAAAGCAAGTGA